One Opitutia bacterium DNA segment encodes these proteins:
- a CDS encoding PH domain-containing protein, protein MATGPHFPSRVDRWYAGLVFAAAAAPLVGAGWLAAQGRFSGVALLAAWGVAMVILTAWLGFPCGYTFGADGIEVRSGALKWTVPYRAIRGATPTWVPLPGPAWSLRRVRLDFADGFILVSPDAREVFISELAERCPHLLRRGAGLATRLPLPHEKAAR, encoded by the coding sequence ATGGCGACCGGGCCGCATTTTCCTTCGCGTGTGGATCGGTGGTATGCCGGCCTCGTGTTCGCGGCCGCCGCGGCCCCACTCGTCGGCGCGGGCTGGCTGGCGGCGCAGGGTCGGTTCTCGGGAGTGGCGCTGCTCGCTGCGTGGGGGGTGGCGATGGTGATCTTGACGGCGTGGCTGGGGTTTCCCTGCGGCTACACGTTCGGCGCGGATGGCATCGAGGTGCGCAGCGGCGCGCTGAAGTGGACCGTGCCATACCGGGCCATCCGGGGCGCGACACCGACCTGGGTGCCGCTGCCGGGGCCGGCTTGGTCGCTCCGGCGCGTGCGGCTGGATTTTGCAGATGGCTTCATCCTCGTCTCGCCAGACGCCCGGGAAGTGTTCATATCGGAACTCGCCGAGCGCTGCCCGCACTTGCTGCGACGCGGCGCCGGTTTGGCGACGAGACTACCCCTGCCTCATGAAAAAGCTGCCCGCTAA